A stretch of the Tannerella serpentiformis genome encodes the following:
- a CDS encoding universal stress protein has product MEKQLVTLAIHTYEKAQILKTLLEAEGIEAYIHNVNQIQPVISAGVRVRINEKDLPHALRIIEDTQCLSEATDEQGADENAPKKVLIPIDFSDYSIKACETGIRHAARIDAEVMLLHAYFSAYIPSALPFATRDPIVTGTAGNESIQAVYKRVQTDIENMCTLINRKMESGEWPRVKYNYILKEGVPEEEILEYAKEYRPTLMVMGTRGKNQKNIDLIGSVTGEVIEQTQTPLLAIPEHVPYSDLGECRRVAFATSFNKRDIEAFGRFVTIFKEYPVQIELFNISTSHNEWNEIRLAGMDEYLTKQHPGLNIEHTVLHDGDLLDSIQTFVEEKRIDMIAFSTYRRSMITRIFNPSIARKMIFHGNTPLLVIPI; this is encoded by the coding sequence GGAAAAGCAATTAGTCACCCTGGCCATTCATACGTATGAAAAGGCTCAAATCCTCAAGACGCTGCTCGAGGCCGAAGGCATCGAGGCGTACATCCACAACGTGAATCAGATCCAGCCCGTCATCTCGGCCGGTGTGCGTGTGCGGATCAACGAGAAAGACCTGCCGCACGCCCTACGCATCATCGAGGACACGCAGTGTCTGAGCGAGGCGACCGACGAGCAGGGCGCCGACGAGAACGCTCCCAAGAAGGTGCTTATCCCCATCGACTTCTCGGACTACTCCATCAAGGCCTGCGAGACGGGCATCCGCCACGCCGCCCGCATTGACGCCGAAGTCATGCTCCTGCACGCCTACTTCAGCGCCTACATCCCCTCGGCGCTACCCTTCGCCACGCGTGATCCGATCGTGACCGGAACGGCCGGCAACGAGTCCATCCAAGCCGTCTATAAGCGCGTCCAGACCGACATCGAAAACATGTGCACGCTGATCAATCGCAAGATGGAAAGCGGCGAGTGGCCCCGGGTGAAGTACAACTACATCCTCAAGGAAGGCGTGCCTGAGGAGGAGATCCTGGAGTACGCCAAGGAGTATCGCCCGACGCTCATGGTGATGGGCACGCGCGGCAAGAACCAGAAGAATATCGACCTGATCGGTAGCGTCACGGGCGAAGTGATCGAGCAGACCCAGACGCCGCTCTTGGCCATCCCGGAGCATGTCCCTTACAGCGACCTGGGCGAGTGTCGCCGCGTAGCCTTCGCCACGTCGTTCAACAAGCGCGACATCGAAGCCTTTGGGCGCTTTGTCACCATTTTCAAGGAATACCCCGTGCAGATCGAGCTGTTCAACATCTCCACCAGCCACAACGAGTGGAACGAGATCCGTCTGGCCGGCATGGACGAGTACCTCACCAAGCAACATCCGGGCCTCAATATCGAGCACACCGTGTTGCACGACGGCGATCTGCTCGACTCCATCCAGACGTTCGTCGAGGAGAAGCGCATCGACATGATCGCCTTCAGCACCTACCGTCGCAGCATGATCACACGCATCTTTAACCCCAGCATAGCCCGTAAGATGATCTTCCACGGCAACACCCCCCTGCTGGTGATTCCTATTTGA
- a CDS encoding asparaginase produces MASKSKSSVLLIYTGGTIGMVENPETGALEPFNFRHIQEHIPELKRLGHKTASISFDPPMDSSDIGPDSWAKIVRLIADNYDAYDGFVVLHGTDTMAFTASALSFMLENLNKPVILTGSQLPINMLRTDGKENLITAVEIAAAKDGSGKPIVPEVCIFFENQLMRGNRTSKINADDFNAFHSFNYPPLARAGVTIRYDEKLIYRPQLVRPLKPHYACDKNVVILKLFPGITEAVVSSVLHTPGLRGVVLETFGSGNAPTDEWFLKQFREATERGIVVVNVTQCTGGCVEMHRYEVGRKLLECGVLSGFDSTSECAVAKLMFLLGQELTPKEIREHMQCSLIGEVTL; encoded by the coding sequence ATGGCATCTAAGAGCAAATCATCCGTCCTGTTGATTTACACCGGGGGCACCATCGGTATGGTGGAAAACCCCGAAACGGGCGCGCTGGAGCCCTTCAATTTCCGGCATATTCAGGAGCACATCCCCGAGCTGAAGCGGCTGGGGCATAAGACGGCGAGCATCTCCTTCGATCCGCCGATGGATTCGTCCGACATCGGGCCCGACTCCTGGGCCAAGATCGTTCGTCTCATTGCCGACAACTACGACGCCTACGACGGCTTCGTCGTCCTGCACGGCACGGACACGATGGCCTTCACCGCCTCAGCCCTCAGCTTCATGCTCGAGAACTTGAATAAGCCGGTCATCCTGACCGGGTCGCAACTGCCGATCAACATGCTGCGGACGGATGGTAAGGAGAACCTGATCACCGCTGTCGAGATAGCCGCCGCGAAGGATGGGTCGGGTAAGCCCATTGTGCCTGAAGTCTGCATCTTCTTCGAGAACCAGCTCATGCGCGGTAACCGCACCTCGAAGATCAATGCCGACGACTTCAACGCCTTCCACTCCTTCAACTATCCGCCTCTGGCACGCGCTGGCGTCACGATCCGCTACGATGAGAAGCTCATCTATCGGCCGCAGCTTGTCCGCCCACTCAAGCCGCACTACGCGTGCGACAAGAACGTGGTTATCCTCAAGCTCTTCCCCGGCATCACCGAGGCCGTCGTCTCGTCCGTGCTTCACACACCCGGCCTGCGCGGCGTTGTGCTTGAGACCTTCGGTAGTGGCAACGCTCCTACTGACGAGTGGTTCCTCAAGCAGTTTCGCGAGGCCACGGAGCGCGGCATAGTCGTGGTTAACGTCACGCAGTGCACCGGTGGCTGCGTCGAGATGCACCGCTACGAGGTGGGCCGTAAACTGTTGGAGTGTGGCGTGCTGAGCGGCTTCGACAGCACCTCGGAGTGTGCCGTGGCCAAGCTCATGTTCCTGCTCGGGCAGGAGCTGACGCCGAAGGAGATTCGGGAGCATATGCAGTGCTCGTTGATTGGTGAGGTGACGCTATGA
- a CDS encoding bile acid:sodium symporter family protein, protein MNPILIVLPILTLLMFDLGLTLQPADFLLFRRRPRAVAVGLVGQIVVLPAVAFALGMAFALPPVFFVGLVLIACSPGGSSSNIFSKLAGGDVALSVTLTALSSVITLLTIPPIMQLAVGVSGAEASDIHLPVGRLFVQNLLLMLLPIAVGVFVRLRFVRAAAAIDRVLSRVAFPALILLAVLFFIQHRATIMEHFTGLGACITAMILTAILAGAALSRLMHLERRETRTIVIEVGMQNAAQAIAVASSPLIFHNDIMAIPAILYALLMNVILLIYVAAVKRRG, encoded by the coding sequence ATGAACCCGATCCTGATCGTACTGCCGATACTCACCCTACTGATGTTCGACCTCGGGCTGACGCTCCAGCCCGCTGACTTTCTGCTCTTCCGCCGGCGGCCGCGCGCAGTGGCCGTCGGATTGGTGGGGCAGATTGTCGTTTTACCGGCTGTGGCTTTCGCGCTGGGCATGGCCTTTGCGTTGCCGCCCGTCTTCTTCGTCGGACTGGTGCTTATCGCCTGCTCGCCCGGTGGCAGCTCGTCGAACATCTTTTCCAAGTTAGCCGGTGGCGACGTAGCGCTGTCCGTCACGCTCACGGCTTTGAGCAGCGTCATCACGCTCCTGACCATTCCGCCCATCATGCAGTTGGCCGTCGGAGTCTCCGGTGCCGAAGCCTCGGACATCCACCTGCCCGTCGGCCGACTCTTCGTGCAAAACCTGCTGCTGATGCTGCTGCCCATTGCGGTGGGTGTCTTCGTGCGCCTTCGTTTTGTGCGCGCCGCTGCGGCCATCGACCGTGTCCTATCGCGTGTAGCCTTCCCTGCGCTCATCCTCCTGGCCGTCCTCTTTTTTATTCAACACCGGGCCACGATCATGGAGCACTTCACGGGCCTCGGCGCATGCATTACGGCGATGATCCTCACGGCTATCTTGGCCGGTGCCGCCCTCTCGCGGCTGATGCACCTTGAGCGTCGCGAGACGCGCACGATCGTCATCGAGGTCGGCATGCAGAACGCTGCGCAAGCCATCGCCGTCGCCTCCAGCCCTCTCATCTTCCATAACGACATCATGGCCATCCCCGCCATCCTCTACGCCCTGCTGATGAACGTCATCCTGCTCATCTATGTCGCGGCGGTGAAGCGGAGGGGGTAA
- a CDS encoding DUF417 family protein, with protein MKENKPNLLTAALEAAASAQKLGINLIRVAILIIFVWIGGLKFWNYEAEGIVPFVANSPFMSFFYTKSAPEYKQYKLKEGELDEAKHQWHVENNTYGFSHGLGILIMSIGILTFLGIFCPKIGAVGATLAIIMTIGTLSFLVTTPEVWVPDLGSGEHGFPLLTGAGRLVIKDTAILAGAIVVLSDCARRILRKREE; from the coding sequence ATGAAAGAGAACAAGCCAAACTTGCTCACAGCGGCCCTTGAAGCGGCCGCATCGGCCCAGAAGCTGGGCATCAATCTGATTCGCGTCGCGATCCTCATCATCTTCGTTTGGATCGGCGGACTGAAATTTTGGAACTATGAGGCTGAGGGCATCGTGCCTTTCGTGGCCAACAGTCCCTTCATGAGTTTCTTCTACACCAAAAGTGCACCTGAATACAAGCAGTACAAGCTCAAGGAGGGCGAACTGGACGAGGCCAAGCACCAGTGGCACGTGGAGAACAATACGTACGGCTTCTCGCACGGGCTGGGCATCCTGATCATGTCGATCGGCATCCTGACTTTCCTCGGCATCTTCTGTCCGAAGATCGGTGCGGTCGGCGCTACGCTGGCCATCATTATGACGATCGGCACCCTGTCGTTCCTCGTCACTACGCCTGAGGTATGGGTGCCGGATTTGGGCAGTGGCGAACACGGCTTTCCGTTGCTGACGGGCGCGGGCCGACTCGTGATCAAGGACACGGCCATCCTGGCCGGTGCCATCGTGGTGCTCTCCGACTGCGCACGACGGATCCTGAGAAAACGTGAGGAGTAA
- a CDS encoding lipocalin-like domain-containing protein has protein sequence MKRSLRYLVLAAACLWGCAACSDDVADRLKGKWQLQTVEADGATQRVDTVWYNFQSESLFMYQIYQPATGRYVYTYGYKTQPDDRTLRLQLANYTLRVEQFLPFTDWSSGVRTFRVVHVDSRRLQLESDGRRYSFLKF, from the coding sequence ATGAAGCGAAGTCTGCGTTACCTCGTCCTCGCCGCCGCGTGCCTCTGGGGGTGCGCGGCGTGCAGCGATGACGTGGCCGACCGTCTGAAGGGCAAGTGGCAACTGCAGACGGTGGAGGCCGACGGTGCGACGCAGCGTGTGGACACGGTGTGGTACAACTTCCAGTCCGAGTCGCTCTTCATGTACCAGATTTACCAGCCTGCCACGGGGCGCTACGTCTATACGTATGGCTACAAGACACAGCCCGACGACCGTACGCTCCGCTTGCAGTTGGCCAACTATACGCTCCGGGTGGAGCAGTTTCTGCCCTTCACCGATTGGTCGTCGGGGGTGCGCACCTTCCGCGTCGTGCACGTAGACAGTCGCCGTTTGCAGCTCGAAAGCGACGGCCGACGGTATAGCTTCCTGAAGTTTTAG
- a CDS encoding septum formation initiator family protein: protein MSDRTSQIIRKLSRVNTYVVVVVFFLFITFVVGDSNLYKRYTYDEKIRRLEREIRHYKKEIETDRKKLDDIRTNREGLERYAREEFYMKRANEDVFIIED from the coding sequence ATGTCAGACAGAACATCACAGATCATCCGCAAACTCTCCCGCGTCAATACTTACGTGGTGGTCGTTGTCTTTTTCCTCTTCATCACCTTCGTGGTGGGCGACAGCAACCTCTACAAGCGATATACGTACGACGAAAAGATCCGCCGCTTGGAGCGTGAGATCCGCCATTACAAGAAGGAGATCGAAACCGACCGCAAGAAGCTGGACGACATCCGTACCAATCGCGAGGGGCTGGAGCGCTACGCCCGCGAGGAGTTTTACATGAAGCGCGCAAACGAGGACGTATTTATTATCGAAGACTGA
- a CDS encoding YihY/virulence factor BrkB family protein: MSEKKEEKKPSIVDRAVRWVTDAIRFVTYDIWRITDSDVSGPRRVYIYLAKTLILAIRGYQRNDLQTRASALTYSTLLSVVPMLAVVVGVASGFGVKDMIEESLYDSFPSQSAQIARGFDFAQNYLSMTRGGVFLGIGLVLLLYTVFSLISTVEHTFNSIWQVEKDRTWHRKVTAYSAMIIILPVLMTISSGLSIFLSTLRRALLSPYIFLTPIADTTLSLVPYTIIILFFTLLYLLAPNTRVRFLNALVAGTLVGCAFQIFQYLYINGQIWVSKYNAIYGSFAALPLLMLWLQLSWVICLFGAELVHASQNVRLFSFEPDVRNVSRRYRDFLALLICSVVAKRFERCEKPYTADELSDLCHIPPSLTAQTLAQLTELEILASVRFEGDSVRTVRYQPAFAIGHITVGLILRRIDEHGSERFPVDIAAAYRPQWEALLRTRRDLLAAGDTVLVKDL, translated from the coding sequence ATGTCCGAAAAGAAAGAAGAGAAGAAGCCCTCGATTGTGGATCGTGCCGTCCGATGGGTAACGGATGCCATCCGCTTCGTCACGTACGACATCTGGCGCATCACCGACAGCGATGTCAGCGGTCCGCGCCGCGTCTATATCTACCTGGCCAAGACACTCATCCTAGCCATCCGAGGCTATCAGCGCAACGACCTCCAGACGCGCGCCTCGGCGCTGACCTATAGCACCCTCCTCTCGGTCGTGCCCATGCTGGCCGTGGTGGTGGGCGTCGCCAGCGGATTCGGCGTGAAGGACATGATCGAAGAGAGTCTCTACGACTCCTTTCCCTCCCAGTCGGCCCAGATCGCGCGCGGGTTCGACTTTGCCCAGAACTACCTCTCCATGACCCGCGGTGGCGTCTTTCTCGGCATCGGCTTGGTGCTGTTGCTCTACACCGTCTTTAGCCTCATCTCCACCGTAGAGCACACCTTCAACAGCATTTGGCAGGTGGAGAAAGACCGCACCTGGCACCGCAAAGTGACGGCCTATTCGGCCATGATCATCATCCTGCCCGTATTGATGACCATCTCCAGCGGTCTCTCCATCTTCCTTTCCACCCTGCGCCGCGCCCTGCTCAGCCCCTACATCTTCCTCACGCCTATCGCTGACACCACACTGAGCCTCGTGCCCTACACCATCATCATCCTCTTCTTCACCCTGCTTTACCTCCTGGCGCCCAACACGCGTGTGCGCTTCCTCAACGCCCTCGTGGCCGGCACCCTCGTGGGCTGTGCCTTTCAGATCTTCCAGTACCTCTATATCAACGGTCAGATCTGGGTCAGTAAATACAACGCCATCTATGGCAGCTTTGCCGCCCTGCCGCTGCTCATGCTTTGGCTGCAACTCTCATGGGTGATCTGCCTCTTCGGCGCCGAGCTGGTTCACGCCTCGCAGAACGTTCGCCTCTTCAGCTTCGAGCCCGACGTGCGGAACGTCAGCCGTCGCTACCGCGACTTCCTCGCCTTGCTCATCTGCTCGGTCGTGGCCAAACGTTTCGAGCGTTGCGAAAAGCCCTACACAGCCGACGAGCTCTCCGACCTCTGTCACATTCCGCCCAGCCTCACCGCCCAAACGCTCGCCCAGCTCACCGAGCTGGAGATTCTGGCCTCCGTCCGCTTCGAGGGCGACAGCGTCCGCACGGTGCGTTATCAACCCGCCTTCGCCATCGGTCACATCACGGTCGGGCTTATCCTCCGTCGCATCGACGAGCACGGCTCGGAGCGTTTTCCGGTCGACATCGCCGCCGCCTACCGTCCCCAGTGGGAGGCCCTGCTCCGCACGCGGCGTGACCTGCTCGCCGCCGGCGACACGGTGTTGGTGAAGGATCTGTGA
- a CDS encoding serpin family protein — protein MKKLFFYAGLLALLVTAGCKSDGDEPIPEPKPKPTPGTTVDTTRHITPVVPVELKKAEKVARDNAFTFDLFRAVRKHSTDANVFISPLSVSMALNMTLNGAVGATADEMRTALRESGYSTADINAYSRELREALLRADPKTTIGIANAIWYRQGATVKAPFIEANRTSYDAEVQALDFTSPTATATINGWCARKTNNKIKEIVKRVDPTTFMYLINAVYFKGAWTTRFEKKNTRSADFHRADGSTQQVQMMRLRDTFRCASSDVCDYLEMDYGNHAFSMVIMLPKDGKTTRDAMAALDGQTWAKAMESLAEAYGIVRLPRFKAECEYPMHEHILPDMGMKLPFNPELADLSGIADVTGLFISKVIHKTFVQVDEEGTEAAAVTSVDVLPTGESPMQVFTVDRPFLFVIREKSTGVILFIGEIGEI, from the coding sequence ATGAAAAAGTTGTTTTTCTACGCAGGGCTACTCGCTCTGCTGGTCACCGCCGGATGTAAGTCGGACGGCGACGAACCGATCCCTGAGCCGAAGCCAAAGCCAACGCCGGGAACAACGGTGGACACGACGCGACACATCACGCCAGTCGTCCCCGTCGAACTGAAGAAGGCCGAGAAGGTGGCGCGTGACAACGCCTTCACTTTCGACCTGTTCCGCGCCGTCAGGAAGCATTCGACGGACGCAAACGTCTTCATCTCGCCCCTTAGCGTTAGCATGGCGCTGAACATGACACTCAATGGCGCCGTCGGCGCTACGGCCGACGAGATGCGCACCGCCCTCCGCGAGTCGGGCTACTCGACGGCCGACATCAACGCCTACAGCCGCGAGCTCCGCGAGGCCCTGCTCCGGGCTGACCCCAAGACGACGATCGGCATCGCCAACGCCATCTGGTATCGCCAGGGAGCAACCGTCAAGGCACCCTTCATCGAGGCCAACCGCACGTCTTACGACGCCGAGGTGCAAGCCTTAGACTTCACCTCACCCACGGCCACGGCTACTATCAACGGATGGTGCGCCCGCAAGACGAACAACAAGATCAAGGAGATCGTGAAGCGGGTGGATCCCACGACCTTCATGTATCTCATCAACGCCGTCTATTTCAAGGGCGCGTGGACTACTCGCTTCGAGAAGAAAAACACTCGAAGCGCAGACTTCCATCGGGCCGACGGCTCGACGCAGCAAGTGCAGATGATGCGCCTCAGGGATACCTTCCGCTGCGCCTCGAGCGACGTCTGCGATTACTTGGAAATGGACTATGGCAATCACGCTTTCAGCATGGTCATCATGCTGCCCAAAGACGGAAAGACTACGCGCGACGCCATGGCCGCACTCGACGGACAGACGTGGGCCAAGGCAATGGAAAGTCTTGCTGAAGCATATGGAATCGTCAGGCTGCCGCGCTTCAAGGCCGAGTGCGAATACCCAATGCACGAACACATCTTGCCGGATATGGGGATGAAGCTCCCGTTCAATCCTGAGCTGGCTGACCTCTCCGGCATTGCTGACGTCACTGGCTTGTTCATCTCCAAGGTGATCCACAAAACCTTTGTGCAGGTGGACGAAGAGGGCACCGAGGCTGCGGCCGTCACGAGCGTTGACGTATTGCCCACCGGCGAATCGCCTATGCAAGTGTTCACTGTCGATCGGCCCTTCCTCTTCGTCATTCGTGAGAAGAGCACGGGCGTGATCCTCTTTATCGGGGAGATCGGAGAGATCTGA
- a CDS encoding serpin family protein, giving the protein MKKLFLYAGLLALLVAAGCKSDGNEPIPEPKPKPTPGTTVDTTRHITPVVPVELKKAEKVARDNAFTFDLLRAVRKHSTDANVFISPLSVSMALNMTLNGAVGTTADEMRTALRESGYSTADINAYSRELREALLRADPKTTIGIANSIWYRQGATVKAPFLEANRTYYDAEVQALDFSSPSATATINGWCARKTNNKIKEIVKQVDPATFMYLINAVYFKGAWHYPFKKTFTTEADFHRADGSTQHAQMMRQAYSFNYAKDELGQYLEMNFGNDAFSMIVMLPDEGRTTRDMITAMNSNRWEATIKRMSPKAIALILPRFKAECDYQLQEGILPDLGMRLPFSNAANFSGITNAPLFISTIIHKTFIDVNEYGAEAAAVTINDMVGSSDPHQYKEFTVDRPFLFAIREKSTGVILFIGEIGEIQ; this is encoded by the coding sequence ATGAAAAAGTTATTCCTCTACGCAGGGCTACTCGCCCTGCTGGTTGCCGCCGGATGTAAGTCGGACGGTAACGAACCGATCCCTGAGCCGAAGCCAAAGCCAACGCCGGGAACAACGGTGGACACAACGCGACACATCACGCCAGTCGTCCCCGTCGAACTGAAGAAGGCCGAGAAGGTGGCGCGTGACAATGCCTTCACTTTCGACCTGCTCCGCGCCGTCAGGAAGCATTCGACGGACGCGAACGTGTTTATCTCGCCGCTTAGCGTCAGCATGGCGCTGAACATGACACTCAATGGTGCCGTCGGCACTACGGCCGACGAGATGCGCACCGCCCTCCGCGAGTCGGGCTACTCGACGGCCGACATCAACGCCTACAGTCGTGAGCTCCGCGAGGCCCTGCTCCGGGCTGACCCAAAGACGACGATCGGCATCGCCAACTCCATCTGGTACCGCCAAGGAGCAACCGTCAAGGCGCCCTTCCTCGAGGCCAACCGCACGTATTACGACGCCGAAGTGCAGGCCTTAGACTTCTCTTCGCCATCGGCCACGGCTACGATCAACGGCTGGTGTGCCCGCAAGACAAACAACAAGATCAAGGAGATCGTGAAGCAGGTGGATCCCGCAACCTTCATGTATCTCATCAACGCTGTCTATTTCAAGGGCGCGTGGCATTATCCCTTCAAGAAGACTTTCACTACGGAAGCTGACTTCCACCGAGCCGACGGTTCGACACAGCACGCGCAGATGATGCGGCAAGCCTACTCCTTCAATTATGCCAAAGACGAACTGGGGCAATACCTCGAAATGAATTTCGGCAACGATGCCTTCAGTATGATCGTCATGCTGCCCGATGAGGGTCGGACGACACGCGACATGATTACGGCGATGAACAGTAATCGGTGGGAGGCCACGATAAAGCGCATGAGTCCGAAGGCGATCGCATTAATCCTGCCGCGCTTCAAAGCGGAGTGCGACTACCAGCTGCAGGAGGGCATCCTGCCCGACCTCGGTATGCGGCTACCGTTCTCCAACGCGGCTAACTTCTCCGGTATCACCAATGCGCCGCTGTTCATCTCGACCATCATCCATAAGACGTTCATCGACGTGAACGAGTATGGGGCAGAGGCGGCCGCCGTGACCATCAACGATATGGTCGGATCCTCCGACCCGCATCAATACAAAGAATTCACCGTCGATCGCCCCTTCCTCTTCGCCATTCGTGAGAAGAGCACGGGCGTGATTCTCTTTATCGGGGAAATCGGAGAGATCCAATGA
- a CDS encoding serpin family protein, whose product MKKLFLYAGLLALLVAAGCKSDGDEPIPEPKPKPTPGTTVDTTRHITPVVPVELKKAEKVARDNTFTFDLLRAVRKHTDKTNVFISPLSVSMALNMTLNGAVGATADEMRTALRESGYSTADINAYSRELREALLRADPKTTIGIANSIWYHQGATVKAPFIEANRTYYDAEVQAINFSAPSATATINGWCARKTNNKIKEIVKRVDPTTFMYLINAVYFKGAWTTRFEKKNTRSGDFRRADGSTQQVQMMRLRDTFHCASSDVCDYLEMDYGNHAFSMVIMLPKDGKTTRDVIAMMDGKKWADAMQSLTLKEIHVLLPRFKAECEYPMHEHILPDMGMKLPFNSELADLSGIADIGAFGRLFISSVIHKTFVQVDEEGTEAAAVTSIDIVGSNESSFFIVDRPFLFAIREKSTGVILFIGEIGEIQ is encoded by the coding sequence ATGAAAAAGTTATTCCTCTACGCAGGGCTACTCGCCCTGCTGGTCGCCGCCGGATGTAAGTCGGACGGCGACGAACCGATCCCTGAGCCGAAGCCAAAGCCAACGCCGGGAACAACGGTGGACACAACGCGACACATCACGCCAGTCGTCCCCGTCGAACTGAAGAAGGCCGAGAAGGTGGCGCGTGACAACACCTTCACCTTCGATCTGCTCCGCGCCGTCAGGAAACATACAGACAAGACGAACGTGTTCATCTCGCCGCTTAGCGTCAGCATGGCGCTGAACATGACGCTCAATGGTGCCGTCGGCGCTACGGCCGACGAGATGCGCACCGCCCTCCGCGAGTCGGGCTACTCGACGGCCGACATCAACGCCTACAGCCGCGAGCTCCGCGAGGCCCTGCTCCGGGCTGACCCAAAGACGACGATCGGCATCGCCAACTCCATCTGGTACCACCAAGGAGCAACCGTCAAGGCGCCCTTCATCGAGGCTAACCGCACGTATTACGACGCCGAAGTGCAGGCTATCAATTTCTCCGCGCCATCAGCCACGGCTACTATCAACGGCTGGTGCGCCCGCAAGACGAACAACAAGATCAAGGAGATCGTGAAGCGGGTGGATCCCACGACCTTCATGTATCTCATCAACGCCGTCTATTTCAAGGGTGCGTGGACTACTCGCTTCGAGAAGAAAAACACTCGCAGCGGAGACTTCCGCCGGGCCGACGGATCGACGCAGCAAGTGCAGATGATGCGCCTCAGGGATACCTTCCACTGCGCCTCGAGCGACGTCTGCGATTACTTGGAAATGGACTATGGCAATCACGCTTTCAGCATGGTCATCATGCTGCCCAAAGACGGAAAGACTACGCGTGACGTGATCGCCATGATGGACGGAAAGAAGTGGGCCGACGCGATGCAAAGTCTTACCCTGAAAGAGATCCACGTCCTTCTGCCGCGCTTCAAGGCTGAGTGCGAATACCCCATGCACGAACACATCTTGCCGGATATGGGGATGAAGCTCCCGTTCAATTCTGAGCTGGCTGACCTCTCCGGCATAGCGGACATCGGTGCTTTCGGGCGTCTGTTTATTTCCTCCGTAATCCATAAAACCTTTGTGCAGGTGGACGAAGAGGGCACTGAGGCTGCGGCCGTCACGAGCATTGACATAGTGGGCAGTAACGAATCGTCTTTCTTCATCGTCGATCGCCCCTTCCTCTTTGCCATTCGCGAGAAGAGCACGGGCGTGATCCTCTTTATCGGGGAGATCGGAGAGATCCAATGA